A single window of Pogoniulus pusillus isolate bPogPus1 chromosome 11, bPogPus1.pri, whole genome shotgun sequence DNA harbors:
- the ANAPC4 gene encoding anaphase-promoting complex subunit 4, which produces MPAFRQVGEKQLPQEVVFMAWSPKRDLIALANRAGEVLLHRLANFQRVWSLPPNENTGKEVTALAWRPDGKILAFGLTDTKRIILCDVEKPESLHSFSVDSSITYMHWMEVTEESSVLTSFYNAEDESNLLLPKLPALPKNYSTTAKIFSEEKSDEIMKLLGDVRLNALVLGGGSGFIEIYAYGMFKIATVTGVAGSCRGLCLSSDLKSLSVITEIQDTPDSEAEITYFQLDTSLLSSYLPEVTRMARKFTHISTLLQYIRLSLTCMCEAWEEILMQMDSRLTKFVQEKNTTTSVQDEFMQLLLWGKASLELQALLMNQLTVKGLKKLGQSIESSYSSIQKLVISHLQSGSEALLYHLSELKGMALWKQKYESLGLDASGIEEAITAVGSFILKANELLQVIDSSMKNFKAFFRWLYVAMLRMSEDHVLPELNKMTQKDITFVADFLTEHFNEAPELYNRKGKYFNVERVGQYLKDEDDDLVSPPNIEGNQWFNFLKNSTHLKESPLLFPYYPEKSLHFVKRQMEGVIDQCLQKPADVIGKSVHQAVCMSLYRTSHSEDSSPQLFKLPFLWNDKTSNIHYVLFTILENSVSKIHILRRPTDTSRSISNGIIAVEFGNFLTNSINESSDSRCYSCLDAHFYDDETVTVVLKESVEQEEKERVLAQLPLSSVYADENQDTEFIWDSTKRLDEQCGEVPTHTVFLESQWRVLENMKAQYISVNGIRKVSCVLSSNLRHVRVFEMDVEDDGEVEEEEEEETTQTAAGDPDELNQSADNQDNVCGAAAEELPDETEEQESSLDP; this is translated from the exons ATGCCCGCCTTCCGGCAGGtcggggagaagcagctgccccaggaggtCGTCTTCATGGCCTGGTCCCCCAAAAGGGACCTCATCGCCCTGGCCAATAGAGCGGGGGAG GTTCTACTTCACCGGCTTGCAAACTTTCAGCGGGTGTGGAGTTTGCCTCCAAACgaaaacacaggaaaagaagTGACTGCTCTTGCTTGGAGACCAGATGGCAAAA TTTTGGCTTTTGGCCTTACTGATACCAAGAGGATTATTCTGTGTGATGTAGAAAAGCCTGAAAGCTTGCACTCCTTCTCTGTGGACTCCTCTATTACATACATGCACTGGATGGAAGTAACTGAGGAAAGCAG tgttctCACTTCCTTTTACAATGCTGAGGATGAATCAAATCTCCTTTTGCCTAAATTACCAGCGCTGCCCAAAAA TTACAGTACCACTGCAAAAATCTTCAG tgaagaaaagtCAGATGAGATTATGAAGCTTCTGGGTGATGTAAG GCTTAATGCTCTTGTCCTTGGTGGCGGCTCTGGGTTTATTGAGATTTACGCTTATGGAATGTTCAAGATTGCTACAGTAACTGGG GTGGCAGGTTCCTGTCGTGGACTGTGTTTGTCCAGTGATTTGAAGTCCTTATCAGTTATCACAGAAATCCAAGACACTCCTGACAGCGAAGCAGAGATAACATATTTCCAG CTGGACACCAGTCTACTGTCAAGTTACTTGCCTGAGGTAACTCGAATGGCCCGGAAGTTTACTCACATTTCAACTCTGCTACAG TACATAAGGCTGTCACTGACATGCAtgtgtgaagcctgggaagaaatcCTGATGCAGATGGACTCAAGACTAACCAAGTTTGTACAG GAAAAGAATACAACCACTTCTGTTCAGGATGAGTTTATGCAGCTGTTGTTGTGGGGCAAAGCAAG TCTGGAACTTCAGGCATTACTAATGAACCAACTGACAGTAAAG gGTTTAAAAAAACTTGGTCAGTCCATAGAGTCTTCCTATTCCAGTATACAAAAGTTGGTCATAAGTCATTTGCAGAG TGGCTCCGAAGCACTGTTGTACCACTTGAGTGAATTGAAAGGAATGGCTTTGTGGAAACAAAAATATGAGTCTCTGGGATTAGATGCATCTGGAATTGAAG AGGCTATTACTGCTGTTGGTTCTTTCATCCTGAAAGCAAATGAGCTACTTCA AGTTATTGACAGTAGTATGAAAAACTTCAAAGCATTTTTCCGATGGCTCTATGTGG ccATGCTGAGGATGTCAGAAGATCATGTGCTTCCAGAGCTGAACAAG atGACTCAAAAAGATATCACATTTGTTGCTGATTTCCTTACTGAACACTTCAACGAG gCACCAGAACTTTACAATCGTAAAGGAAAGTACTTCAATGTGGAGAGAGTTGGCCAG TACTTGAAGGACGAAGACGATGACCTTGTATCACCACCTAATATAGAGGGAAACCAGTGGTTTAACTTCCTTAAAAACAGTACTCATCTTAAAG AAAGTCCACTTCTGTTTCCCTACTATCCTGAGAAATCACTGCATTTTGTCAAGAGGCAAATGGAAGGGGTCATTGACCAGTGCTTGCAAAAGCCAGCT GATGTAATTGGCAAGTCAGTGCATCAAGCAGTCTGCATGTCTCTTTACAGAACTTCTCACAG tgaagattcCTCTCCTCAATTATTTAAACTACCATTTCT GTGGAATGATAAAACATCCAATATACATTATGTCCTCTTCACCATATTAGAAAACTCTGTTTCTAAAATACACATTTTGAGGAGACCTACTGACACTTCTAG GTCAATCAGTAATGGAATTATAGCAGTGGAGTTTGGAAACTTCTTGACCAACAGTATAAATGAGAGCTCTGACTCCAG ATGCTACAGTTGCTTAGATGCACACTTCTATGATGATGAAACTGTAACTGTAGTTCTGAAGGAGAGTGTGgaacaagaggagaaagagagagtctTGGCTCAGCTGCCTTTATCTTCAGTGTATGCAGATGAGAACCAAGACACAGAATTCATCTGGGATTCTACTAAAAG gctggatgagcagtGTGGTGAGGTACCCACACATACTGTCTTCCTGGAGAGTCAGTGGAGAGTGCTGGAGAATATGAAAGCTCAGTATATTTCTGTAAATGGCATTAGGAAAGTTTCCTGTGTG CTGAGTTCAAATCTCCGTCATGTGAGAGTGTTTGAGATGGATGTCGAGGATGATGGGGAagttgaggaagaagaggaagaagaaacaacTCAAACTGCAGCTGGGGACCCTGATGAGCTAAATCAGTCTGCAGATAACCAGGACAatgtgtgtggtgcagctgctgaggagctaCCTGATGAAACTGAAGAGCAAGAATCGAGCCTGGATCCTTGA